In Colletotrichum higginsianum IMI 349063 chromosome 3, whole genome shotgun sequence, a genomic segment contains:
- a CDS encoding DEAD/DEAH box helicase, which translates to MIKYTVRRLPKPSRIRPPSYVLRPLIAPPRQPAPFSPRYTSFKVQLRDYQEECIQSVLQSLKDGHKRLGISLATGSGKTVIFTQLIERIQPRRGRATQTLILAHRRELVEQAARHCTNSYPNSSVEIEMGSIHASGTADITIASLQSITSGDRLSKFAPEGFKLVLVDEAHHIVAPGYMRVLRHFGLDIKRADSPALVGVSATFSRFDGLKLGAAIDQIVYHKDYVDMIGDKWLSDVVFTTVESTADISRVKNGANGDFQQGDLSRVVNTDQINDITVRSWLARASDRKSTLVFCVDLAHVAGLTQTFRKHGYDARFVTGDTPKVERSHMLEAFRKGEFPVLVNCGVFTEGTDIPNIDCVVLARPTRSRNLLVQMIGRGMRLHEGKRDCHVIDMVSSLETGIVTTPTLFGLDPGEVVNKASSADLNDIKDRKQAEQLRQQHAYSDARDPQPTAVTSVTFTDYNSVFDLIEDTSGEKHIRAISQYAWVQVGADRYVLCAPSGSFIRLSKLESDAASKTEQQPPLWLAVEVRALPAGVAKSPYAAPRELLKATTFADAVHGSDKYASETFPHVFIHRYQRWRKGPPTPGQIEFLNKLRPKEEPLTADDIDKGKATDMITKIKHGAKGRFAGIMTEKRKVQRQHHKISQHEARARHEKVSVGPVDS; encoded by the exons ATGATAAAATACACAGTACGGAGGCTCCCAAAGCCATCTAGAATAAGGCCCCCAAGTTATGTACTCCGACCACTCATAGCTCCGCCTAGGCAACCTgctcccttttccccccgATACACAAGCTTCAAGGTCCAGCTGAGAGACTATCAAGAAGAGTGCATCCAGTCTGTCTTGCAATCCCTCAAAGATGGACACAAGAGACTGGGAATATCGTTAGCTACGGGCAGTGGAAAAACG GTGATTTTTACTCAGTTGATCGAGAGAATCCAACCGAGGCGAGGCCGCGCTACGCAGACTCTGATCCTCGCGCACCGGCGTGAGCTTGTGGAGCAAGCAGCGCGACACTGCACAAATTCCTACCCCAACAGCTCTGTGGAGATTGAGATGGGCTCCATCCATGCCTCCGGCACCGCGGACATCACTATAGCCAGCCTGCAGAGCATCACCTCGGGTGACCGGCTGAGCAAGTTTGCGCCGGAGGGCTTCAAGCTCGTACTCGTAGATGAGGCCCATCACATCGTCGCACCGGGCTACATGCGCGTGCTCCGCCACTTCGGGCTCGATATCAAGCGCGCCGACTCCCCAGCACTGGTTGGTGTGTCCGCCACCTTTTCCCGATTCGATGGGCTCAAGCTAGGGGCTGCCATAGACCAGATCGTCTATCACAAGGACTACGTCGATATGATCGGCGATAAGTGGCTGTCGGACGTTGTCTTCACGACAGTGGAGTCAACGGCCGACATATCCAGGGTCAAAAacggcgccaacggcgactTCCAGCAAGGGGACCTATCCCGTGTGGTCAACACGGATCAGATCAACGACATCACCGTCAGGAGCTGGTTGGCCAGGGCATCGGACCGGAAGTCGACCCTTGTGTTCTGTGTTGATCTTGCACACGTTGCCGGGCTGACCCAAACGTTTCGGAAGCATGGCTACGATGCCAGGTTCGTAACCGGTGACACACCCAAAGTAGAGAGAAGCCATATGCTCGAGGCGTTCAGGAAGGGAGAGTTCCCCGTGCTCGTGAACTGTGGTGTGTTCACTGAGGGCACCGACATCCCCAACATCGACTGCGTGGTCCTCGCGCGGCCGACACGATCCAGAAATCTGCTGGTCCAAATGATCGGGAGAGGAATGAGACTGCACGAGGGAAAGCGCGACTGTCACGTAATCGACATGGTGTCAAGTCTGGAGACCGGCATAGTGACCACACCTACACtgttcggcctcgacccAGGGGAGGTCGTCAACAAGGCGTCATCGGCAGATCTGAACGACATCAAGGACCGGAAGCAGGCGGAGCAGCTCAGGCAGCAGCATGCTTATTCCGACGCCCGGGACCCTCAACCTACTGCCGTTACATCAGTCACTTTCACGGACTACAACTCCGTATTCGACCTCATCGAGGACACCTCGGGTGAAAAGCACATCCGGGCCATCAGCCAGTACGCCTGGGTCCAAGTTGGCGCCGACAGATATGTGCTTTGCGCCCCGAGCGGATCGTTCATCCGCCTCTCCAAGCTCGAATCCGACGCCGCCTCCAAAACCGAACAGCAACCTCCCCTTTGGCTTGCCGTCGAAGTTCGCGCCCTacccgccggcgtcgccaagTCCCCCTACGCCGCACCCCGGGAGCTCCTCAAAGCGACAAccttcgccgacgccgtccacGGCAGCGATAAGTATGCCTCCGAGACGTTCCCGCACGTCTTCATCCACCGGTACCAGCGTTGGCGCAAGGGGCCACCCACGCCCGGCCAGATCGAGTTTCTCAACAAGCTGCGCCCCAAGGAGGAGCCCCTGACGgccgacgacatcgacaaAGGGAAAGCCACGGATATGATCACCAAGATCAAGCACGGGGCCAAGGGCAGGTTCGCGGGCATCATGACGGAGAAGCGTAAGGTTCAGCGGCAGCATCACAAGATTTCCCAGCATGAGGCGCGAGCACGGCACGAGAAGGTGTCTGTCGGCCCAGTTGATTCGTGA
- a CDS encoding KH domain-containing protein, translated as MNKLANMRHWSERMSPNFGMGRPNMPMNPMNPRRDTAPQQAASISSPQPLDAPTPIIHYSFNVPFASDLAGPNTEDILHATADAVLRWTHPEDAPDDVQVHELPVHTQNLANLRKVCKDITNGPFQIEAHVISTTPKNAKGQQVTTVCLSGTPEMVHKSRETILNDNQTVMRCTTVDVEGHLVCDLTAGALKQQVTDTLDYISKYCGVDIFLLGPKLTPVVDGMTGDAEMRVDQRWRVAIYGDILSVEHAKARVLIQIDTLLGRVVDATKLDLSIHQLVCGRHRKNIKLIESSTGTAIYFPPPFSQMYRYCPPGASRRDPTDIFITGESPQAIELAKQKLHETVSRIRLYMKDVTIAPAKIDSVLLTRLDKVRKILEANGTYILFPPLASQRNMVRVQGSEGLHVERTVREIMALAGQFYSAAWWIQQPDSRQLPNPADVRTMLGDVCANSDADLSFDKMNFSITGSDDAVKSALMVMSEIKFLVQSQYQIRVKIELANEHKEFVSGKKNGKINKIMGQSSVQIIFDGFNEYNFNIDVMAASYDSMKQGLTLVEQEMPASISFHVPDQYHKRIIGIGGQHIQRIMKKHSVFVKFSNAMDRGGMGREDDDVKVDNVICRTPARNAQNLDAVKNEILEMVDRADSEYTSQIVNVDRLYHRQLLARLNEIDELEGKYNCKIVFPSTEQASDEVTVTGPQWQVPHCVDEFLGMVPDNHELVLTRTPELIKFLESPSFAHDLVPKLKTQYEVEVTVHQDADSEEGLPALALRWTFTRNNAGGLRDAIDFLLAQFATAGVEVTILKGSIPRPKSDSFEDSLQYFDSKLLQHAPATIAADSPTKAAFEGEVARERSTIFDRLRKPGSMTSISSFLDRRKNSSHSTNGNFFKGSSNVSKSSLISIESTRSFNADRNPWNDSGVNLPDDDNPWAHRPLGNGSDKLTIPLPGDVTPRHSTRASGDSGRPSTSHSTNSGYPGPIGPFR; from the exons ATGAACAAACTGGCAAACATGCGTCACTGGTCCGAGAGGATGAGCCCCAACTTCGGAATGGGTCGTCCCAACATGCCCATGAACCCTATGAACCCGAGAAGAGATACGGCTCCCCAGCAGGCTGCTTCGATAAGCTCGCCTCAACCTCTCGACGCCCCGACGCCAATCATTCACTACTCGTTCAACGTGCCCTTCGCTTCCGACCTGGCTGGCCCCAACACCGAGGACATCCTCCACGCGACTGCCGATGCCGTTCTACGATGGACACACCCCGAAGACGCGCCCGATGACGTCCAGGTTCACGAGCTGCCCGTTCACACCCAAAATCTTGCCAACCTTCGCAAGGTCTGCAAGGACATCACCAACGGCCCTTTCCAGATCGAGGCTCACGTTATCTCGACGACACCCAAAAATGCAAAGGGACAACAGGTCACGACCGTGTGTCTGTCGGGTACCCCGGAAATGGTCCACAAGAGCAGGGAGACGATTCTTAACGACAACCAGACTGTCATG CGTTGTACGACTGTTGACGTAGAGGGACACCTCGTCTGTGATCTGACTGCCGGCGCTTTGAAACAGCAAGTGACCGATACTCTCGACTACATTTCGAAGTACTGTGGCGTCGACATTTTTCTGCTTGGCCCCAAGCTCACTCCCGTAGTCGACGGCATGACGGGTGACGCCGAGATGCGTGTAGACCAGAGATGGCGAGTGGCCATTTATGGTGATATCCTCTCTGTCGAGCATGCCAAGGCCCGCGTACTCATTCAGATCGACACTCTG CTCGGCCGAGTTGTTGATGCCACTAAGCTTGACTTGTCCATTCACCAGCTCGTGTGCGGCCGCCACAGGAAGAATATCAAGCTCATCGAGTCGTCGACTGGCACTGCCATCTACTTcccgccgcccttctcccAGATGTACCGATACTGCCCGCCTGGCGCAAGCCGCCGAGACCCTACAGACATATTTATCACTGGAGAGAGCCCCCAGGCCATTGAACTTGCCAAGCAGAAGCTCCACGAGACTGTCTCGCGTATCCGCCTCTACATGAAGGATGTCACTATTGCGCCTGCTAAGATTGACAGTGTTCTTCTGACACGCCTGGACAAGGTCCGCAAAATTCTTGAGGCGAATGGCACCTACATTCTGTTCCCTCCTCTTGCCAGCCAACGCAATATGGTTCGAGTTCAGGGAAGCGAAGGACTCCATGTTGAACGCACAGTCCGCGAGATCATGGCTTTG GCCGGTCAGTTCTACAGCGCAGCCTGGTGGATTCAACAGCCCGACAGCCGACAGCTTCCCAATCCCGCTGACGTCAGAACCATGCTCGGTGATGTTTGTGCGAACTCGGACGCGGACTTGTCTTTCGACAAGATGAATTTTTCCATCACTGGCTCTGACGATGCCGTGAAGTCTGCCTTGATGGTCATGTCCGAGATCAAGTTCCTCGTCCAGTCCCAGTACCAGATCAGAGTCAAGATTGAGCTTGCCAATGAGCACAAGGAGTTTGTGAGCGGCAAGAAGAACGGAAAGATCAACAAAATTATGGGCCAGAGCAGCGTCCAGATCATTTTCGACGGCTTCAACGAGTACAACTTCAACATTGATGTCATGGCCGCAAGTTACGACTCGATGAAGCAAGGACTCACCCTTGTTGAACAAGAGATGCCCGCTTCCATCTCGTTCCACGTCCCCGATCAGTATCACAAACGAATTATTGGCATCGGTGGACAGCACATCCAGCGGATCATGAAGAAACACTCCGTTTTTGTCAAGTTCTCCAACGCCATGGACCGTGGAGGCATGGGTcgcgaagatgacgatgtcAAGGTTGACAATGTCATCTGTCGTACGCCCGCCAGAAACGCCCAGAATCTCGATGCCGTCAAGAACGAGATTCTGGAAATGGTCGACAGGGCT GATTCTGAGTACACCTCCCAGATTGTCAACGTCGACCGCCTATACCACCGCCAGCTTCTCGCTCGCCTCAACGAGATTGACGAGCTTGAGGGGAAGTACAACTGCAAGATTGTCTTCCCCAGTACCGAGCAGGCCAGTGATGAAGTCACTGTGACTGGTCCGCAGTGGCAGGTGCCTCATTGCGTGGATGAGTTCTTG GGCATGGTTCCTGACAACCACGAGTTGGTTCTCACCCGTACCCCCGAGCTGATCAAGTTCCTCGAATCCCCAAGCTTCGCTCACGACCTTGTTCCCAAGTTGAAGACCCAGTACGAGGTTGAGGTCACGGTCCACCAAGATGCCGACTCCGAGGAGGGCTTGCCGGCTCTTGCCCTGCGCTGGACGTTCACTCGTAACAATGCCGGCGGCCTGCGAGACGCAATCGACTTCTTGCTCGCTCAGTTTGCCACTGCCGGTGTAGAAGTGACCATCTTGAAGGGCTCCATCCCCCGACCCAAATCCGATTCGTTCGAGGACTCGCTCCAGTACTTCGATTCGAAGCTTCTCCAGCATGCACCGGCTACGATCGCCGCCGATTCTCCCACTAAGGCCGCCTTTGAGGGCGAGGTTGCTCGCGAGAGAAGCACCATCTTTGACCGCCTCCGTAAGCCTGGCAGCATGACCTCCATTTCGTCCTTCCTTGATCGCCGAAAGAACAGCTCCCACTCGACCAACGGCAACTTCTTCAAGGGATCCAGCAATGTTTCAAAGTCTTCCCTCATTTCAATCGAGTCCACCCGCAGCTTTAATGCGGACAGAAACCCCTGGAACGATAGCGGCGTCAATCTTCcagacgacgacaaccctTGGGCCCACCGCCCTCTTGGGAATGGTTCCGACAAGCTAACCATTCCCTTACCCGGTGACGTTACGCCTCGTCACAGCACCCGAGCGTCCGGCGACAGCGGACGCCCTTCTACGTCTCATTCTACGAATTCTGGATACCCCGGTCCCATCGGACCTTTCCGTTAG